A genomic window from Chaetodon trifascialis isolate fChaTrf1 chromosome 22, fChaTrf1.hap1, whole genome shotgun sequence includes:
- the nrip2 gene encoding nuclear receptor-interacting protein 2 yields MSEAKKGELAIRDKAILHQQRRLKQATQFTHKDSADLLPLDGLKRLGTSKDLQPHSIVQRRLLEGNITRLRGEARDPSARVRSPLADTKDGPADAEERSESTADDSTEERESLEESERSLRSDEEDDSSEAGARPTAEKTEGTQSATLLASLVVQCKCCETEVKASINTGSQHNHISTSCCQRLGLVPTQDSSPCGVSSSVMGLQLQLGRQTVQCSAFVKEDEAFELCLGLQTLLELKCCLDLSSQVLKLQGCGEELPFLNPATDSQCQHDTNENL; encoded by the exons ATGAGCGAGGCGAAGAAAGGTGAGCTAGCCATCCGGGATAAAGCCATCCTGCACCAGCAGAGGCGTCTGAAGCAGGCCACCCAGTTCACGCACAAGGACTCAGCTGACCTCCTGCCCCTGGACGGGCTGAAGAGACTGGGCACATCCAAAGACTTG CAACCTCACAGCATCGTCCAGCGCCGCCTGCTGGAGGGAAACATCACGCGGCTGCGAGGGGAGGCCCGCGACCCCAGCGCCAGGGTTCGATCCCCGCTGGCCGACACCAAGGACGGACCCGCCGACGCcgaggagaggagcgagagcaCAGCTGACGACTCCACGGAGGAGAGGGAGTCTCTggaggagagcgagaggagcCTACGGTCGGACGAGGAGGACGACAGCAGCGAGGCCGGAGCCAGACCGACAGCCGAGAAGACCGAGGGCACGCAGAGCGCGACCCTCCTCGCATCTCTGGTTGTTCAATGCAAG TGCTGCGAGACTGAAGTCAAGGCATCCATCAACACCGGCAGCCAACACAACCacatctccacctcctgctgccaGAGGCTGGG ACTGGTGCCCACTCAGGACAGCTCACCATGTGGTGTGAGCAGCTCAGTGATgggtctgcagctgcagctgggcAGACAGACGGTCCAGTGTTCAGCCTTTGTCAAAG AGGACGAGGCGTTCGAGCTGTGCCTGGGTCTTCAGACTCTGCTGGAACTTAAA TGCTGCCTGGACCTGAGCAGTCAGGTCCTGAAGCTGCAGGGCTGCGGCGAGGAGCTGCCCTTCCTGAACCCTGCGACCGACAGCCAGTGCCAACACGACACCAACGAGAACCTGTGA